The window TGGGGTAAGACTATGGTATGTTTACATTTCTCATACATCAATTACTTTATATATATAATGAGAGGATGTGAAGCGGACGTCCGCACTCCGGCTTAAAGTGCGGACATTGTTCTTTCTCCGCCGTCTCACGCCGGCGACGGCTTCTCTCCTTTCCGGACGACAGCACAGGCTTCCAGGACGGCTTCTCTCCTTCCAGAACTGGCCGGCAACAAGTTTTCCAGCCAACCTTGATCAATCATGGTGTTTTCCGTCCAGAGCTTCAATCCGGCCGGAAAACTTGTCGCCGGCCAGTCTTGGAAGGAGAGAAACTGTCCTAGATGCTTGTGTTGTCGTCCAGGAAGGAGAGAAGCGGTCGCCGGCGTGAGACGGCGGAAAACAGATAACGTTCGCACTTTAAGCCGGAGTGCGGACGTCCGCTTTACATCCTCTCTGTGTATATATATATATATATATATATATATATATATATATANNNNNNNNNNNNNNNNNNNNNNNNNNNNNNNNNNNNNNNNNNNNNNNNNNGCAAGAGTCAGCTTATACCTGTCAGTGTGACATAACGGACATGCATCAAGGCCACCAAGGTCATTCCCTTTTGGATCTTTACCCTAGAAGAGAACGCAGTCATATCTGCATGCATGGATCTTGATGTAGGAAAGCCCAAGATCTTTCAGGATACATCGGACCTTATGATGAGTGGTAGGAAGACGATGACCGTAGGGTAGCATCGAAACAGTGTACTGTAGATAATCATCAACAGCCTTCACGGTCAATTTTGTCTCAACTTTAATCTTCATTACGTCCATCACACTTTCAAGAACGGTCTTCTGACAACCGGGGTACACAGGGGTCTGTTGAAAAGCAAGCAGTTTGTTGTACTTGTCAATACCAGCAGTGTTGACAGCTCTAGGGAAGAGCTGCACCGGGTCAGACATATACTGTCCTTGAGCACATACACCGCTCTCATAAGGAAACATGTCGTTGATGAAGGCCGTTGTTGGATTGTTAGATGTACTGCCCGTCTCAGAAAATTGGCCATGATCATGCGGACCCCCTGATGATGTTTCACCGTGATATAACCAACATATGTACTTCTCCCAAAACCCGTTACTCTTCAGGTGCTGCCATACTTTGTCAATCGCAAATCGATGCATATCGCTGCGACACTGACATTTCGTGCACGGGCAATAGAAAATTGTATTCCCGTTAGCATTAGCCAACGCATATTCCAGAAAACTCATAACTCCTTTACCATATCTTTTGTCCCATTTTGGAAGCGAAATCCAACTCTTATCCATATCCTGAAAATATAACAAAACATATATGTATAACGCTAGCTAATTATTAATTAAATTCTATGCCATATATAAAATCTCAATTCATTTAGTATATATTCTAGGTACTACAACTAATTGATAACAAATTAATTAACACACACACACACACACACATATATATATATATATATACAGTTCTTATCTAGAGCGAAGCTTCACTTTGAAATTAAAGTGTGAAGTTCCTTATCTGACTCATTTTTCAGTCATATTTCGACATCTCCACCGTTCTGTTTATTGATACTAATACATAGATCATTCTTGCAAAATTTCATTCAAATTTGATGATCATTTAGATACCGAATTAAGTGAAATCAATGAACAGACCATAAACCTGTCTGACTAGAACTGTTTGTGTAAATCATGATTATAAACACTCAAACGATCATCAAATTCGATAAAACTTTACATAAGTGATCTATGCATCTGATTCTACAAAGTGAACGGTGGAGATGTCGAAATATGACCGAAAAATGAGTTAAATAAGGAATTTCACACTTTAATTTCAGAACGAAGCTTCGCTCTGGATAGAAACTGTATATATATATATACTTATTAATTACATAACAATATTATATATATCAACATCATCACAAAATCATCATCAACAACTTTATACCATCAACACAATATTATAAATTAATTAACATATATATATATATATATATCTACTACTTATGAACNNNNNNNNNNNNNNNNNNNNNNNNNNNNNNNNNNNNNNNNNNNNNNNNNNTAAATTTCATTAAGAGAATAAAATATATAATAAAAATGAAGGTCCATTAAATGTTTATTAAGAGAATCATAAATTTTTTAAATAAATATTTATTTATAAATTATATATAAATATATATATAATAATAAATTATATAATTATATATAATAATATTTTCATTCTTAATGGGTGGGGATGGAGACGAATATCAAAATACCATACCCTCCTCGTACCCGATTTAAGAATCCGAATACTGAGGATCCTTATCCCCATTACCCGTTTATACCCGTATATCTTCCCCGTTAGGGTCGAATACCCGTGGGTACCTTACCCGCTGGGGATTATTGCCATCCCTAGTTGGGGGAGGAGGAGATGGAGATAGAGGACAAAAACGTACCTTACCGTAAACAACTTGCAAACACGTGCTCCAGACAGCTTGAGTACTGCGTACATTACCTGCATCATAACTTCATAAGCTCTGAAAATTGAAAGTCCTTGTATCTGTGTGTCCATGTAGAGAAAGTATAGCCACCACTGTTGCAATAGGAGTGACAATTAATGTAGGAAAAGAAAATGGAGAATTTTCATATACACCCAATTTTGAAGAGCGGTTTTAAATAAAACCCACCTAATATTCTTATCTGATAGACATCTAAAATGTACCAATTATGATAAATATTATATCCTATTTTTTTCTAAATTTTACACAATTGCCACCATTCAACTATAACATATTAATATAATAAATAAGCTTAATTGATGATGTCATAAATACCTTGATTATGGGTTTTTCTTCTAACACTAACATTTTTCAATCAATTTGCAAGAATTATGTAGTTAAAGGAATTCATTCTCTAATCTATACATAAGGTAAAATATAATATGAATAAGATATCTGATCTAAACCCTATACCCTAAAACCTAAACCCTATACCCTATACCTTAAACCCTATACCCTGAATAAGATATCTGATCTAAACCCTATAACCTAAACCCTAAACCTATACCCTAACTCTATACCCTAAACCCTATACCTTAACCCTATACCCTAAACCCAATTTTGGGTTTCTTCTTTTTAGGTATATTATCATATCATGTCATACTTAATAGGTACATTAGAAACGTAAGTAGTAAAGAGATGTTCTCTCGATTAGGATGGGAAATGATATAATAATATATCTAAAAAGAAGAAAATTAATCAAAGAACAAAAATGCGTACCTTACAATTAGACATTTTCGACTATGTAGAGAAACACCAAATGTGAGCTTAGGAATGAAAAGTATCATCCTATTACAAATGACATACTTTTGTATATAGCATATATATATATATACACTTAAGTTAGTAATAACAAGGTAAGAAATTAAAGAATGTAATTGATTATGACAAAGTTAAATCCAACTAAATTTTAGCTAGTATTTGAGTTTCAAATTAATGCTAAAATTGAGAAACATACCAAATTTAGCTTTCTACTGTTTGAAGGGCAAATTAGAGAAACCGAAAAATGAAAAAAACTATTAATTATAGACATTTGCTCTATATGGTATGTTTGCTTATGTGGAGTGGGTGTAAAATAAAACAAAAATATGTATGTGTTTATCTTAAAAGATGTCTAGTATTTTGAGTTTTTATTTAATTTTCTCAAAGGAAAATGTAATCAATGTAATCTAGCTTGTACGTTTTTGCAGCACAACAGTACAGTGGAATATTAGTTCCCTTCGGTCTGTTTGGTGTTGTAACTTGTAATTCCATGGTCTGGTTCCTAATTAGTAGCTACCACAGTTGCGTAGGCCCAAGCCGAATGGGAAGGCAGCTTGCCAACAACTACCTGGCCGAGCTTAATTGCCAACTACCTGAGCGAGTCCGGCCATGGCATTTGTGATTGTAAAGACCAAGAAATCAAGCTACTACCTATCTTTTAACAGCAAATCCAACAAAAATCTTCTTGCAACCAAAATCAATTACAAAATGTGGAAAAGACAAACGAAATATTAGAAGTATCACCAGACTTTCGCAGTCGTCACGTCACTGAATGCAGTGTAAATGGGAACAAATTTGTTCTATGCCTTTGTTGGATGTAATACCATTATTGTTGTAGTGCTTGTAGAAAACTCTTCGATCGAGCTTGAATATGGACATGATAATAATATGAGAGTTTTTGGAGATATATCGAGAGCAAAATATCATGATTCTTTCATCAAGATTCAAACTCCATTTTCTATTTTGGAAAACTGAAAATGGCAGGTGCACACACGTTAATGGTTGGCCCCGTACCGTAGTTTTCGAACTTTTTGGTAAGAAAGGTTGTTAAGAAGAACATATATACCTACATGAAATCAACATACTTGAGGAACGCATAAATTTAAGCAGTGTGCGCAAATCTGTAGCTCCCTAGATTTCAAATACTTCACAAACAAATGCGCGCAGCACAGATTGAAATCTTTGAGGAGTACTAGTACGTAGTCCAGTCATGGCGACACAGTTTCTAGTGTTCGCTGTTCTTATTGTCATCCTACTGGTGTTCAGCTCTTTTGCTCAATGCGAAGTGCATTACCATGATTTTATAGTAAGTAAATTTTTTGATGCTTTATAATTTCCCAGTTCGATCATCTATTCCCTTCAAGCATTCGAGTATCTATATTCTACGTTATTCATTCCAGCTATCTTTGTTTCATGCATGGAATGATGGAATCGTAATATAACTAATTTGTTCTGATCTTTTACTAGTTTAGTTATGTGCATCTTGGTAATTGCAATTTTTGATCTATTAGGTTAAGGAGGTAAACTTCACTAGATTGTGTGAAACAAAGCTCATGTTAGTAGTAAACGAGAGTTATCCAGGTCCAGCAATACGAGCTCGCAAAGGAGACACTATTTATGTTAATGTCTACAATAAAGGATATTACGGATTCACCATTCACTGGCAAGTCCCTTCACACCACCTCCTCCTCTTATCAGTTTATATATATATTGCTTCCTTGTACTTTACATTATTAAATTGATCATCTTTTATCTTTGTAAATTAACATGCAAACACTTGGTATGATGATCCAGGCATGGTGTAAAACAACCAAGAAATCCATGGTTTGATGGCCCAGAATATGTGACACAATGTCCAATCTTACCTGGTACTAATTTTACCTATCAAGTTCAGTTGAGCACAGAAGAAGGAACACTATGGTGGCATGCTCATAGTGATTGGACTAGAGCAAGCGTTCACGGTGCCATTGTTGTATTGCCTGCTCTTGTAACAACATTTCCATTTCCGGAGCCTGATGAAGAGGAGATCATTGTGTTCGGTACACACGCACTTGGCCTAGTTAATGTTGTTCAATATTCAACTATACACTAGCTACCTAATTACATGCATATGTGCATCATATATATGCTAAGTACACTGATCTAATTGCAGGATCTTGGTACTTGGGAAATTTGAAAGAAGAAGTCGACGAGTGTTTGGACCCTGCTACTAACTCTAACTTACCCATAGCAGATGGTTACACAATCAATGGCCGACTTGGGGATTTTTCTGCATGCTCCCAAAGTAAGCATATATATGGATTTATCAGGTGGTTCACCTTGCTAGTATGTTACTTAAACTAATGGAGTTCCATATTACATATGCGTGTAGATACAACTTATCGTCGCAAGGTGGACTACGGCAAGACATATCTTCTTCGGATAGTAAACGCAAACATCGATGTAGAGTTTTACTTCGCCATTGCTGAACACAGCCTCACTGTGGTTGGCTTGGACGGCTCCTATACCAAACCTATCAACACAGGCTATATACTGATAGCCCCTGGACAAACAATGGATGTGTTGCTCAACGCAAGTTCGTCTTTGGGAAGGTATTACATGGTCGGAAGAGAATACATAAGCGCTACAGTTGAAACACTCTCCGACACTGCGAATGATGCTATTGCAATCCTCGAATATAATGGAAACTATACCACTTCGGAAACTCCTTTATTTCCTGATCAGATTCCCAATTCCTTATCCCAAGAACCAGCATTCAGCTTCTACGGAAAACTTAGAAGTTTAGCCACCCCAGAATATCCTGCAAGTGTCCCAAAAGAAAGTGAGGTTACTACCAGAATGTACATAACAGCTTCTGCCAACGCTCTTTACTGTACTGAAGATTTAGGTCCCTCATGTGTTAACATATCTTTTGCTGCAAGCGTCAATAATATTAGCTGGGCTAATCCG of the Fragaria vesca subsp. vesca linkage group LG6, FraVesHawaii_1.0, whole genome shotgun sequence genome contains:
- the LOC101300464 gene encoding putative laccase-9-like, producing MEIEDKNFLVFAVLIVILLVFSSFAQCEVHYHDFIVKEVNFTRLCETKLMLVVNESYPGPAIRARKGDTIYVNVYNKGYYGFTIHWHGVKQPRNPWFDGPEYVTQCPILPGTNFTYQVQLSTEEGTLWWHAHSDWTRASVHGAIVVLPALVTTFPFPEPDEEEIIVFGSWYLGNLKEEVDECLDPATNSNLPIADGYTINGRLGDFSACSQNTTYRRKVDYGKTYLLRIVNANIDVEFYFAIAEHSLTVVGLDGSYTKPINTGYILIAPGQTMDVLLNASSSLGRYYMVGREYISATVETLSDTANDAIAILEYNGNYTTSETPLFPDQIPNSLSQEPAFSFYGKLRSLATPEYPASVPKESEVTTRMYITASANALYCTEDLGPSCVNISFAASVNNISWANPRESVLQAYYKNISEPVYETDFPDEPPTYFNFTEIAMTLDPVLTVQGTKVKVLEYNETVEMVFQGTDVMGGSVNHPMHLHGHSFFVLGFGFGNYLAQRDSKTFNLIDPPYVATFITPKNGWLATRFVANNPGVWFWHCHMERHLSWGMESAFIVKNGGTPETTMLPPPATMPSCDVPLDSSTILRHAELSKNQLK